The sequence GTCTGCGGAACCAAACGCCCGTGAGGAAGCTTCTTTAGCTGCGGTTCAAGCCCTACAAGAAATGCGGGGTGCATCTCCGTCGAGATCCATACACCACGGTACTTGTTCACAGAGCTGTGGTGTGGCTGATAGGGTGCCGGCAGAGAGCGGTTCACACTGCTGGGGCGCTCCATCCCCTGCGGTAAGTTGTAGTGCCAGTGGCATTGACTATACATGAGCATTGGCGACGTATCTGGGTTTATTGGGGTGTACCccagcagccggcgcgccgTCCGGTGAAGCATGGCGCCCGCTTCTTTGTCAGCGGAAGAAACCGGCCACTCATACAAATTGCCGTTCGGCGCTGCTTTTACCGCTCacagacgaaaaaaaaagagcgctTAGCAGACCTTTAGTGAAGACGAGGTCGGCAGGAAAGATTGTagaagaaggaaaggggaaAGATCAGCATGTAGAATAGATTCCGGGATGCCAAGACGCGCTCAAGGATCCAGTGTATCAGATGCATGCAGGTCTGGTGGCAGAGGCTCCTTTGCGGAACGCACCCACGACACCACACGCAATCTCCAAAAGGAGGGAGACGAGAAGTCTGCAGAAAGGGCAAAGAGGGAATCGTAACGCAATAAAAGGTCGTGGCTTTAGAGGCATCATGAATCGGGGCATCCTGGTTTGGGTGCGTGTCACGCAACACACTGTGCTGTTCATGTTCATTCTTCGAAATAAGAGCGAATGCCACTGCTGCCCACCGCAATATACACACTACCACGGATCGCATACATACACCCCtgacaggcacgcacacattcACGAACATCGCATACAAGCTACGAGGGAGCACCTCGaccagcaaaaaaaaaacgccgCACTGCAGAAGAAATCGGGGAGGTTGAGCAATGAAGGCCAGTCAACAATCGCAGGAAGAGCAAAACAAAGATGAAAAAATGTATCGGCCattggcgtgtgcgtgcagctgagtgtatgtgtatatatgtacaaAAGCCaaacccccctcctcttccctaCGTCACTCCGCCTGCACAGATGACAACTTTACAGGTTACCAGCACCAGAAACAACGAACAAAAGCAAGAGAAGCGATGCGTCTCTCCGCATCACATCTGAAGCACACGGACGCGAATTGTGCCTTCCATGAGAAAAACACAGTGAGGAAACCCAAATGCAcacccaaaaaaaaaagataaacGGCAAACAACTACGCTAGAGTCACTTTGATAAATCACAGCAGATGGAGGCCGCGCAATGATCGCGAGCGCGGGGCGGGCTACCTTGAAGCGAAagggaagaaagagagaagagtcGTTTTCATAAACGTGATTTTTCTTCTTCGACGCGCTTTGTAGGCAAtgagaaagaaaagcaacGAGATTGAGCGAAATTCACCGCTCTCGCGGGAGAGGCGACCAGCACTGTTGCCTATGATCAAGTGAAACAAGAAAATTATATAAAAAGAAAAGGTAAAGCAAGACGGGAAACGCAGATGATCTCTAGCCAAAATTCTAGAAAAAAGTGCACGTTCCCTCCAGTTCTTGTAAATATTGAAGCTGGAAACGGTGAAGGTAAAGGAAAGCAAAACAGACGAACGAGCTACATCGATAGCTGTCTTGCAATGATGAAAACTGTTCGCAACATCCACGTCACATATTCGAGTGCCGCATCGGTGGTGATACCATTCATATAACACCACGCAGCCCATCAGGGTTGCAGTAGAGGACATCCGACACAGTTGGCCTCGCCACAAGCTCCGACAGcgcctttcctttctcttaCTCGTCGACAAAACTACCTCATggcctttttgtttttgcgaGTACATCCATGCTGCGACTGGAAGAAATGCAGCCTCGTCTCACGGGTTCCCGTGGGAGAGAGAACACCTTGAACTGTTAGAGAAATAACTGCCCGCCAAACTCTTAGCAAGCATACAACAGCTTGCGTGAACAGCAAGGGCgagggggaaagaggggTGCCAAAAGGGTCCGGGGAAGAGTTCGAGAGAATTGTTTTCGTTCGTGGGCGCCCGTGCGCTTGTGCATCTGTGCAagtttttcttttcggtTCCATGCGCAAACAGCCATGCTATAAGAAAAACTGCTAGAAAGCGAGTGAACTCTGCCCGAACACGGAAGACGGctggaaggagagagaagcaatAACAAAACGACAAGCAAAAGATGCGAAGCACCCTATCTTTTGAGGAATGCACACAAGGAGACGTAAGTCCCCATAAGGACGGCtccgccacccccccccgccgccccctcaCGAAACTAGGGCAGCACTGTCGAGGGCTTCTACTTGATGAAGCAGTAGATGCCATGGATCTGCTTCTTCGAGGCGCGCTCTTCGCCAAAGGGGACGGAAGGGAGGGCGCGGTAACCAGGGCGAAGAAGACCAGGGCAAAAAGCCGAGGTAAAGGTCCGCTCCGCGCCGTTCGCTTCAAACGTCATCTGCACCACTGCTATTGTAGCCTGGTTGCAATCCGTGAAGGAAACCTGACTCCCATtcacgcgcgccgcgcctgcgccatgGATAGTGACATTCATCGACGTCAACGGCGAGCAGTTGAGGAGGCGAGGGCCACCGATAACGCTGAAGCTCAGCTCAGGAGACTTGGCGGAGTCGATGTCGGTTTTAAGAATGTACCCGCAGCGACCATTGTCAGAGAATCGTCCACGAGTCCAGGGAAGGCACCGCTCGCTGTTGTCAACGTCGACAAACTGGATACCCAGGCTGGCCGCCTTGCCCTCCGCATCTGGCAGCTCCGTGGACACTTCAGCGGAGTTCACTGTGCAGAACGCGAAATGCGTCAGCAAATCCTTCCGTGTCAACTTAGTCGTGGCGAGGCTCGATGCGGGGACGCGCTCCGTGTCCCACGGCTTCGGATCATTACTGTCAGAGTACTTGAAGAAAGTGATGCTAGAGAGAGACGCGGACGCAGTGGTGTCCTGCGGATCAATGGcgccgcccaccaccaccttgaCATCATGCAAGTTTTCTCGGCGCACAGTGAACTCATCGCCGACCTTGAGACGCGCCAGGGTTTCTCGCAAATGCTGCTTGTTCTGGATTGGAATACCGTTGATGTGAGTCAGCCAATCATCCTTGAGCACGCCACCCTTCGACGCCGGCGTCCCCTCCATCACATCCGTGACGCGGACGCCGAGGCCATCCTTGTTCATATCGGCCACCAGAAAGCCAATGAAGGGCTTCAGGCGACTCTGATGGCTCATAACAAGCACCTTGTTGCGCAACGCACCGGGGCTGAACTTGGGGTCATTGATCATGGCACCCTCAAACATGAGAccctccgccacggcggacTCCAGAATGTCGTTGATCATCTTTGCCACCTCATCCTGAACAGGAGTGGGCATCGGTGTGCCAGGAGAAAGACAAAGGACGATCGGGTACGTGTTCGTCGCAAAGCCGTTCTTCTTTACGCCCTCCAAGATGGTCTGCAACTCGCAAGATCCCACCATGAGCTTTCCGTTGCTCGCTTTATTGATGTTGAGCACCAAAGCGCGCGTTCCgtccgctgcggcacgcTTGAGGTCTTCCTCAGTTTcgatgcgcgcacacgagaCCATGTAGTGCGTGAAGGATTGCGTCATGTCCTGCCACACGTCAGACGTCCGTGCAGGGTCGATGGCGTTGTTTGTCAATACGCTCCCATTGTAGCTGATGAAGTTATACTTGtggatgccgccgccaaAGCAATACTTGAACTTCTCCACAATCTGGCGATCTGTGacctcgctgcgctgcacatcACGCAGGAACTTGCCTAGTTGCTCTGATGTCATCGACTCTTTCCCGTCCGTGAACTTGTTGAACACTTCCGTCGCGGCGTCGTTTGCAGACACCCAGCGGAATTGATAGGCTAGGATGTCCTCGAACGAAACAGATTTACTCACCACGTACCGAATGTACAGGGTATTGAGCACCGCCTGCCCCGAGGTCACCGGAATCGTCTTTCCGAACGACGGGTTGTTCGAAAACCACGCTAGCAGTATGCGCGAGAAGCCGTCGTCCATGGCACGCTCCTCAACCTGCGGCACGGATGCCTCTATCAACGGCAACTTGAGCTGCCGCGCTAATGACGTCAGAAGAACCGTGATGAGGTCAAGCTTGAGGCGGAACTTGGTGCGTGTTACCTCGGCACAGGAATTGGTAAACGTCAACGCAATTAGTTGCTTCACCGCCTGCGAATCGGGCAGGCCACTGAAGAAGAGCTCCGCACCCTCCAGAATAGAGCGCAAGAAACGTTCAGCGGAGGCCTTTGTTGCTTTGTTCGCATCTGGCCCCACCTCTTCAGTCCTCTCATCATTGTCGGAAGAACCTGCCCACCCCTTGACTGCGCTGTATTTCGAGACAACCCCCTTCTCTTCATTGTGATGCTTGTTGTTACTTTTGGGGTGATAGCCAAACCTCTTCGGGCCCGAGGTCGTCTTTTCTGCCGTTGATTTGGAGTTTAGGCACCCCATTttcgcccacacacacagtccCCACAGCTAAACTAATATATCCGTTTTGAGTGCCGTGTAGCGACTGCGTGTGCTTGCGAGTCTGCGTCACGATTTAATTATGCGTTTGCCTGCTTTCTTTGAACTAAATGCAACTACTCGGTAGGGTCACCCCTACTTCGTGAAAAcacagcgtcgccgctcACTTGGATCGTCGGGTTTCTTGTCGTCGCCTCTGATTTTCTCCCAGACAACGTGTATCTTCGTGTTTCCTTTTTTGGCGTCGTTATGGGTAATGCAGTAGAAAGGAGCAGATAAATTTAGGTTTCAGAGACGCGAGGGAAATTTAAGAATGGACACTAGGAGGAGCGGTGAAATTTGCATTACGCGCGAGCCCGAGCACATCCTTCACTAAACGAATCAAAGGGCATTCGGGTGGAAAAGAGTCGTTGAAGATCCGCTTTGGAGGCAGCACTCACACAGACACCGACCCCTATGGTAGAAGTGCAATGACACCCAGAACTAGAGCGTCTCTGCATCTGTCTACGATTGCCTAAAACCACATGCTGCTCAGATGCACATTCTTTTTTGTTGGTTTTATAGATGTTAAATAAGTTCGAAAAGCACAATTGAATCCCTTGAAAATAAAGAGCACCGGGGTACCTTAACCGGCCTTGCCCGGGGGCTGCTTGTTCATGTGCACCTTCTCGCCAGGCTTCACGGTCTTCGACAGGAAGCGCCTTGTGTACTTCAGGCGCTTCAGCGCACGGCCACGAGGCTGCTTCGGCTTCTCCTGCTTGGCGACCTTGGGGGTCTGGTTCTTGACCTTGCCCGCACGGGCGAGGGAGCCGTGGATTTTACCCATGATGAGGATGAGATTCTGTTCGAAAATGTGTAATGCACGCAGTCGCGTATGGTGAAGAGAAGGTGTAGGCGTACAGAGTGAAAcgagagaagcggcagaTAATGCAGTCAAGCAGGTCCTGTCGAACTCGGAGGAATTTCATAAAGTGAGGCTGAGGACACATAAGCCGCAGCGTCAAGGATCGTAACACAATTCACAGCTCGGGAAAGCATGCATGCCCCTGGCGGTGGAAATGGGCGTCGCCTTTCCGTGTCTGTCTGCCAACTGTTGCATGGCGAAGCTCATCTTCATGTTGGAAGTTTACTGCGTTTGAGGGTTTGGGTTCATTGGAGAAATACAAAGAAGCGTTCCGCACAAATCTGCGAGCAGCGGTCGTGGCACAAGACAAAAGCCAAAGCAAGAAGCAGAGGGAGAATTCATCCTCTGTAAGGGCGGGCCGGGGCAGGTTCTGCGCGGCTGTGATTCGAGATGGTCGCCAGCTTCGTAGTACGCCTCGAAGTACATAGTTCATACACTCCAGCTCTCTCGTACAGCCGCTGAGCATTCAAAATGGAGAGAAATTGAAGAAAACGGAAACTAAAACGAAaatgagctgcgccgccaaaAACACAAACCACGACGTTGGAACGCTCTAACCGGCCTTGCCCGGGGGCTGCTTGTTCATGTGCACCTTCTCGCCAGGCTTCACGGTCTTCGACAGGAAGCGCCTTGTGTACTTCAGGCGCTTCAGCGCACGGCCACGAGGCTGCTTCGGCTTCTCCTGCTTGGCGACCTTGGGGGTCTGGTTCTTGACCTTTCCCGCACGGGCGAGGGAGCCGTGGATCTTACCCATGGTGAAAGACGCCGATTGACCGACAAATATTATGTGTGAAGAAGGAAGAAACGGGTTGCGAAGTAACTGCTCAACGGTCAGATCGCGGAATGTAGCAAAGAGCGCGTTTCCATGGAGAGCAAGAAGACATGCAACGAAGGTAAGATTGTGGGAAAGAGATGAAGCTATCGTGCGAGCCAGCGTTGTGTGCGAAACGTGTGCACCATGTACAAGAAAAGGGTACCGTGGCTTGATCGCCTTCAATAATCAAGCCTATCGTACTGCCATTACTGAGCCCAGAAGAACCCTCGGTGCCAGCACGGGATTCAGAGTCAATCACAACGGCGCTTTTTCGCGCCTCGCCTGGAAGCACATCAACATATGTGCTTGCTTTTCGATTTCGCTAGGAAGTAAAACAGTTGAAATCAGATCAAAAAAAGAGCTTCTCCACACCTGTGTAAGTCAGCTTACACCTTAACCGGCCTTGCCCGGGGGCTGCTTGTTCATGTGCACCTTCTCGCCAGGCTTCACGGTCTTCGACAGGAAGCGCCTTGTGTACTTCAGGCGCTTCAGCGCACGGCCACGAGGCTGCTTCGGCTTCTCCTGCTTGGCGACCTTGGGGGTCTGGTTCTTGACCTTGCCCGCACGGGCGAGGGAGCCGTGGATTTTACCCATGATGAGGATGAGCAACTGTAGATTTTTTTTTgggagaaaacaaaaggTGGCAAAGCAGAGGGACAGTATACGTGAAGGAAGGCAAGAATGAGCGGTGCTTCATCGGCAGCCATGCTGCTCTGATGCGCGGACTGCATCAACACAGGTGGCTCGCCGCCGTGCTTCTGAGCGATAGCTCTAGAACTTCTTTGATTCTAAAACTCAGCTGTTATGTTGTAGCATTGGAAAGGTGGCATCGTTACGAGAGCTAAAAAGGGG is a genomic window of Leishmania infantum JPCM5 genome chromosome 30 containing:
- a CDS encoding putative 40S ribosomal protein S30; this encodes MGKIHGSLARAGKVKNQTPKVAKQEKPKQPRGRALKRLKYTRRFLSKTVKPGEKVHMNKQPPGKAG
- a CDS encoding putative 40S ribosomal protein S30, producing MGKIHGSLARAGKVKNQTPKVAKQEKPKQPRGRALKRLKYTRRFLSKTVKPGEKVHMNKQPPGKAG